Proteins from a single region of Streptomyces sp. HUAS 15-9:
- a CDS encoding 4Fe-4S single cluster domain-containing protein: MGLTGEERTGAASTGPALRVNRLHHPVTALGPGRRLGVWTQGCSVRCAGCLAHDTWSPGDGSPLTPEDFRAIWRRALDRGADGLTVSGGEPGDQPEALTALLRAARDEAAGRPVDLLVYTGHPLKVLEQRAPEVTGGLADTVISEPFRADLPTTLIWRGSANQIVTPLTPLGRERYGPWLEHRPERAPMQLVASDTDAWLIGVPRSGELALLERALRTAGFRHGQVSWRRGGRTVPGAPPGPADGPLDPGPPLPTPGPAQKENNR, encoded by the coding sequence ATGGGACTGACCGGCGAGGAGCGGACCGGAGCGGCTTCGACGGGCCCGGCTCTGCGGGTCAACCGACTGCACCACCCCGTCACGGCCCTGGGCCCGGGCCGTCGGCTCGGTGTGTGGACCCAGGGCTGCTCGGTGCGCTGCGCGGGCTGCCTCGCCCACGACACATGGTCGCCCGGGGACGGCTCTCCCCTCACCCCCGAGGACTTCCGGGCCATCTGGCGGCGGGCGCTCGACCGGGGCGCGGACGGGCTCACCGTGTCCGGCGGCGAGCCGGGCGACCAGCCGGAGGCGCTGACCGCGCTGCTGCGGGCCGCCCGCGACGAAGCGGCGGGCCGCCCCGTCGACCTCCTGGTCTACACGGGCCACCCCCTGAAGGTCCTGGAGCAACGCGCTCCCGAGGTGACCGGCGGCCTCGCGGACACGGTGATCAGCGAGCCGTTCCGGGCCGATCTGCCGACCACCCTGATCTGGCGCGGCTCGGCCAACCAGATCGTCACCCCGCTCACCCCGCTGGGGCGGGAGCGGTACGGCCCGTGGCTGGAGCACCGCCCCGAGCGCGCGCCCATGCAGCTCGTGGCATCGGACACCGACGCCTGGCTCATCGGCGTTCCCAGGTCGGGTGAACTGGCGCTGCTGGAAAGGGCGTTGCGCACAGCGGGCTTCCGTCACGGACAGGTGTCCTGGCGTCGGGGCGGTCGTACCGTCCCCGGCGCCCCACCAGGACCCGCCGACGGACCCCTTGACCCCGGACCTCCCCTCCCCACGCCCGGCCCCGCTCAGAAGGAGAACAACCGGTGA
- a CDS encoding AAA family ATPase — protein MTTPADSTPRDGRTALPEAWMREVDLSLSLAPHLLLTGNVRDLHQLPVPEGAVRLVTLQDVLWEVCRARGYGALLTLDPLRGLERVDDPEDPRAPAPRTEDRRTADARIADLLKRYEGTEFDSVELRGLLVALHDLFSGEDGLTVPVALVVPYAAHALPSDTLMRADRTLFTAIEALGHTAPTIPMPGRPGERAFGLTLIWVCEQQDHLPSAFPVASDSVRVIRLLRPNLDRRTQLAARFVRRVFGAEAQEEELKSVAGATDGMTARQVHTTVRTAATLPPGPTVFSDAARLVRVGITDDPWAGDAVRRQLAGADAYLSRRVLGQPTAVRKTVDVLTRAAVGLTGAQSSAARNRPRGVLFLAGPTGVGKTELARAVTTLLLGEEAQPVRFDMSEFRVDESRQRLIGAPPGYVGYDSGGELTNAVRAQPACVLLFDEIEKAHERILDLFLQILDDGRLTDSRGSTVYFSECFIIFTSNLGTQPTKEGNEKENDPDAAVHRAEELLQQFTHSPDAYFNHFRAAYEDFFDRKIGRPELRNRLGDNYVTLGFIDKEAASRVLDRSLDSVVTRVRTVHKTELVVSPDARHALMDAAVAKLGLGARGILNLVESSVVNPLSRELFHRPRTEGSRITLSDLIPENDENDGWRPVWD, from the coding sequence ATGACCACTCCCGCCGACAGCACTCCCCGCGACGGGCGGACGGCCCTGCCCGAGGCATGGATGCGCGAGGTGGATCTCTCGCTCTCCCTCGCCCCGCATCTCCTGCTCACCGGCAATGTCCGCGATCTCCATCAACTCCCCGTGCCCGAAGGCGCCGTACGGCTGGTGACCCTGCAGGACGTCCTGTGGGAGGTGTGCCGCGCACGGGGGTACGGCGCGCTGCTGACCCTGGACCCGCTGCGCGGGCTGGAGCGCGTGGACGACCCGGAGGACCCGCGCGCACCCGCTCCCCGGACAGAGGACCGTAGGACCGCGGACGCGAGGATCGCGGACCTCCTCAAGAGGTACGAGGGCACGGAGTTCGACTCGGTCGAGCTGCGCGGACTCCTGGTGGCTCTGCACGACCTGTTCAGCGGCGAGGACGGGCTGACCGTGCCGGTCGCCCTCGTGGTGCCCTACGCCGCCCACGCGCTGCCGAGCGACACCTTGATGCGCGCCGACCGCACGCTGTTCACCGCGATCGAGGCACTGGGCCACACGGCCCCCACGATCCCGATGCCGGGCCGTCCGGGGGAGCGGGCCTTCGGGCTCACCCTGATCTGGGTGTGCGAGCAGCAGGACCACCTGCCCTCGGCCTTCCCGGTGGCCAGCGACTCCGTCCGGGTGATCCGGCTGCTGCGCCCGAACCTCGACCGCCGTACGCAGCTCGCGGCCCGCTTCGTCCGCCGCGTGTTCGGCGCCGAGGCGCAGGAGGAGGAGCTGAAGTCGGTCGCGGGGGCCACCGACGGGATGACCGCGCGCCAGGTGCACACGACCGTACGGACCGCCGCCACGCTGCCGCCGGGGCCCACCGTCTTCTCGGACGCGGCCCGGCTGGTGCGGGTGGGCATCACCGACGACCCCTGGGCGGGCGACGCCGTGCGCCGCCAACTCGCCGGCGCCGACGCCTACTTGTCCCGCCGGGTACTGGGGCAGCCGACTGCCGTGCGCAAGACCGTGGACGTACTGACCCGGGCAGCCGTCGGACTGACCGGCGCGCAGTCCTCGGCGGCCCGCAACCGCCCGCGCGGCGTCCTCTTCCTCGCGGGGCCCACCGGTGTCGGCAAGACGGAGCTGGCCCGCGCGGTCACCACGCTGCTGCTCGGGGAGGAGGCACAGCCGGTGCGCTTCGACATGTCCGAGTTCCGGGTGGACGAGAGCCGCCAGCGCCTCATCGGCGCGCCGCCCGGGTACGTCGGTTACGACTCCGGCGGCGAACTCACCAACGCGGTACGGGCGCAGCCCGCCTGCGTGCTGCTCTTCGACGAGATCGAGAAGGCTCACGAACGCATCCTCGACCTGTTCCTCCAGATCCTGGACGACGGCCGGCTCACCGACAGCCGGGGCAGCACCGTGTACTTCTCCGAGTGCTTCATCATCTTCACCTCCAACCTCGGCACCCAGCCGACGAAGGAGGGGAACGAGAAGGAGAACGACCCGGACGCGGCCGTACACCGGGCCGAGGAACTGCTCCAGCAGTTCACCCACAGCCCGGACGCCTACTTCAACCACTTCCGGGCCGCCTACGAGGACTTCTTCGACCGCAAGATCGGCCGCCCGGAGCTGCGCAACCGGCTCGGCGACAACTACGTCACGCTCGGGTTCATCGACAAAGAGGCCGCCAGTAGGGTCCTGGACCGCTCGCTCGACTCGGTGGTGACACGCGTGCGGACGGTCCACAAGACCGAGCTGGTGGTCAGCCCGGACGCGCGTCACGCCCTGATGGACGCTGCCGTGGCCAAGCTGGGCCTCGGGGCACGGGGCATCCTCAACCTCGTGGAGAGCTCGGTGGTCAACCCGCTCAGCCGGGAGCTGTTCCACAGGCCCAGGACCGAGGGCTCCCGGATCACCCTGTCGGACCTCATACCGGAGAACGACGAGAACGACGGCTGGAGACCGGTATGGGACTGA
- a CDS encoding CHAT domain-containing protein, with the protein MTDTVPTTPPGLNGLPLGGALADEDDAWDVAATLARAWAVGPDGPGMTPPMTDLALWVAAEVDHFERAEPLPAPLHRLRCRTVALLRRTAPPPLLHDRVTRQLSLALLLFHSGGLTGERAEGGPTARITECLEALHLLEDAYESLDAAPAPGRTALSTDDSMPEPLEVLHLLFQVHAGLDDLLDLAHEFRAQVGPEENTPGSTALRKLAGKLRLRRQYVLARIRRLTPADDQGLPVFSAVDVLTELQRLLGDEEGMASRRVEQVLERARRTREESGIDPAAARTLRLLEARVELKWNLEHRLDTPEGKAGLLATLDHLEGVRHQGDEAALRESVLFAEGATHAVNAGLLPVSRAPDIVEACDTALAGLPSRDSEYPSALLVRGLARAILVRYSLSEDAIAGVIDDVSRALPLVPPDHPAVPNALLVLSHSLLQRSHTTGSIADGRKALALLNRYASDTLQTGPAAVVLRLLQALSHLVFHQRAGSEDVDCGTPLSPGVNHVDAALLMVRRTMDRLEKDRLGEVLTSVACQFAAQCFALAAQLPGRDSAALAVEALPWAERACAAVRPNTTDQHHILVLRDWLLMVSGDGGDAKERLLSYVRSLTGPADPTDPEAGLARLLRGLIGLAGAAATDSTIAELRAAADEARSGPLWELRIEGSMRLAEGLRRRALSHSWSTRMESLDAALPEGLLPPEATPLLELARARFDQVRAARVSQPDPDGPDPEGDFEESRLIALHCLREYARTVMGQEDTADALILARAAGALAQRAARWAAYDRAWDHVVQALETGRSIVERTRLRPDTAARLRAAGEHDLADRWERRPPAPAGALPYRPGDPGRDLSVPDQLAARVARVLDADRHGRAEDVPTVASVAAALRETGTHALVYLLPSPPPEAKDILERGAVLITADGNAEWVPLPAAPGDDEALAHYVEALRARTRGTADEERRDAAAAHWRTALADLAERAGRSQLSPLLRTLASRCGRRADGRHRVVLVPVGELAFVPWAAAVLDQETPAVDRLVTTTVCGARQFIAASTLPRVRADEDVLLVNGLTGGQAGWAATSTLHEAVYPEATVPDAAQATGPWLLRRLSDTAHKFAVVDIAAHLMADVTESWRARIALAGGDLRIDQISALDLAGPAADGRSPRGVCVSLACCASNISLSHPDEGFTVASAFLAARAGAVIASLWPLTNATTGFLMTVFHYHLRNGHEPAEALRRAQRWMRDPDRRAPARFPAPLAHAFEARVARFEASLRAKGDSMTSPAHWAGVVHMGR; encoded by the coding sequence ATGACGGACACGGTGCCCACCACCCCCCCCGGCCTCAACGGCCTGCCGCTGGGCGGAGCGCTCGCGGACGAGGACGACGCCTGGGACGTGGCGGCGACCCTCGCCCGCGCCTGGGCCGTCGGCCCCGACGGCCCCGGCATGACACCGCCGATGACGGACCTCGCCCTGTGGGTCGCCGCCGAGGTCGACCACTTCGAGCGCGCCGAGCCGCTCCCCGCGCCGCTCCACCGGCTGCGGTGCCGGACCGTCGCCCTGCTCCGCCGCACCGCCCCGCCGCCCCTGCTCCACGACCGGGTGACCCGGCAGCTGAGTCTCGCCCTGCTGCTCTTCCACTCCGGCGGCCTGACCGGCGAGCGCGCCGAGGGCGGTCCCACGGCCCGGATCACCGAGTGCCTGGAGGCACTGCACCTGCTGGAGGACGCGTACGAGTCCCTGGACGCCGCCCCGGCCCCGGGCCGTACGGCGCTGTCCACGGACGACTCCATGCCGGAGCCGCTGGAGGTCCTCCACCTCCTGTTCCAGGTGCACGCGGGGCTGGACGACCTCCTTGACCTGGCACACGAGTTCCGGGCCCAGGTCGGGCCCGAGGAGAACACACCCGGCTCCACCGCACTCCGGAAGCTGGCGGGCAAGCTCCGGCTCCGCAGGCAGTACGTCCTCGCCCGAATACGGCGGCTGACCCCGGCCGACGACCAGGGCCTGCCCGTGTTCTCGGCGGTGGACGTGCTGACCGAACTGCAGCGGCTGCTCGGGGACGAGGAGGGCATGGCCTCGAGGCGGGTGGAACAGGTGCTGGAACGCGCGCGGCGGACCCGCGAGGAAAGCGGCATCGACCCCGCCGCCGCACGGACCCTGCGCCTGCTCGAAGCACGCGTCGAGCTGAAGTGGAACCTGGAACACCGCCTGGACACCCCCGAGGGGAAGGCCGGCCTGCTCGCGACCCTGGACCATCTCGAAGGAGTCCGGCACCAGGGTGACGAGGCCGCGCTGCGCGAGTCCGTGCTGTTCGCGGAGGGCGCCACCCACGCGGTCAACGCCGGCCTCCTGCCGGTGTCCCGCGCCCCGGACATCGTCGAGGCGTGCGACACGGCGCTCGCCGGACTCCCGTCCCGCGACTCCGAATACCCCAGCGCCCTGCTGGTCCGGGGCCTGGCCCGTGCCATCCTCGTCCGCTACTCCCTGTCCGAGGACGCCATCGCCGGTGTCATCGACGACGTGAGCCGGGCACTGCCGCTCGTACCGCCCGACCACCCCGCAGTGCCCAACGCCCTGCTCGTCCTCAGCCACTCGCTCCTGCAGCGCAGCCACACCACCGGCTCCATCGCGGACGGCCGCAAGGCACTGGCCCTGCTGAACCGGTACGCGTCGGACACGCTCCAGACCGGACCGGCCGCCGTGGTGCTGCGGCTGCTCCAGGCGCTGTCCCACCTCGTCTTCCACCAACGGGCGGGCAGCGAGGACGTCGACTGCGGTACGCCGCTCAGCCCCGGCGTCAACCACGTGGACGCGGCGCTCCTGATGGTCCGGCGCACCATGGACCGGCTGGAGAAGGACCGGCTCGGCGAGGTACTGACGTCGGTCGCCTGCCAGTTCGCCGCCCAGTGCTTCGCGCTGGCCGCTCAGCTGCCCGGCCGCGACAGCGCGGCCCTCGCCGTCGAGGCGCTGCCCTGGGCGGAGCGGGCCTGCGCCGCCGTCCGGCCCAACACCACCGACCAGCACCACATCCTGGTGCTGCGCGACTGGCTGCTGATGGTCTCGGGCGACGGCGGGGACGCGAAGGAACGGCTGCTGTCCTACGTCCGATCGCTCACCGGCCCGGCGGACCCGACGGACCCCGAAGCCGGACTCGCACGGCTGCTGCGCGGCTTGATCGGCCTGGCCGGAGCCGCGGCCACCGACTCCACGATCGCCGAACTGCGCGCCGCCGCCGACGAGGCCAGGAGCGGCCCCCTGTGGGAACTGCGTATCGAGGGGTCGATGCGGCTCGCCGAGGGACTGCGCAGGCGCGCCCTCAGCCACTCCTGGTCGACGCGCATGGAGTCGCTCGACGCCGCCCTGCCCGAAGGCTTGCTGCCGCCCGAAGCGACCCCGCTGCTCGAACTGGCCCGCGCCCGCTTCGACCAGGTGCGTGCCGCGCGGGTCTCCCAGCCGGACCCCGACGGGCCCGACCCCGAGGGCGACTTCGAGGAGTCCCGGCTGATCGCCCTGCACTGCCTGCGCGAGTACGCCCGTACGGTCATGGGACAGGAGGACACCGCCGACGCCCTGATCCTCGCCCGCGCCGCCGGGGCGCTGGCGCAGCGGGCGGCGCGCTGGGCAGCGTACGACCGGGCCTGGGACCACGTGGTACAGGCCCTGGAGACCGGCCGGAGCATCGTCGAGCGGACCAGGCTGCGCCCCGACACCGCCGCCCGGCTGCGCGCCGCCGGCGAGCACGACCTCGCGGACCGCTGGGAGCGGCGGCCCCCGGCACCGGCCGGCGCCCTGCCCTACCGGCCCGGTGACCCGGGCCGTGACCTGAGCGTCCCGGACCAGCTTGCCGCGCGGGTGGCCCGCGTCCTGGACGCCGACCGCCATGGCCGCGCCGAGGACGTGCCGACCGTGGCGTCCGTCGCCGCCGCGCTGCGGGAGACCGGCACACACGCGCTCGTCTATCTGCTGCCCTCCCCGCCGCCGGAGGCCAAGGACATCCTGGAGCGAGGCGCCGTCCTGATCACGGCGGACGGGAACGCCGAGTGGGTCCCTCTGCCCGCCGCACCCGGCGACGACGAGGCCCTGGCCCACTACGTGGAAGCCCTGCGGGCCCGCACCCGGGGGACGGCGGACGAGGAGCGGCGGGACGCCGCCGCCGCGCACTGGCGGACCGCGCTCGCGGACCTGGCGGAACGGGCCGGCAGAAGCCAGCTGTCACCACTGCTGCGAACGCTGGCGAGCCGCTGCGGACGGCGTGCCGACGGACGGCACCGGGTGGTGCTGGTCCCGGTGGGCGAACTCGCCTTCGTCCCGTGGGCGGCGGCCGTGCTGGACCAGGAAACACCGGCGGTGGACCGGCTGGTGACGACGACGGTGTGCGGCGCCCGCCAGTTCATCGCCGCGTCCACGCTCCCCCGGGTCCGGGCCGACGAGGACGTCCTGCTCGTCAACGGCCTCACCGGCGGCCAGGCCGGCTGGGCGGCGACGAGCACGCTCCACGAGGCCGTCTACCCCGAGGCGACCGTACCCGACGCGGCACAGGCCACCGGCCCCTGGCTGCTGCGCCGACTCTCGGACACAGCGCACAAGTTCGCGGTCGTGGACATCGCGGCCCACCTCATGGCGGACGTGACCGAGTCGTGGCGGGCCCGGATCGCCCTCGCGGGCGGCGATCTGCGCATCGACCAGATCAGCGCGCTCGACCTGGCCGGTCCCGCCGCCGACGGCCGCTCACCACGCGGTGTCTGCGTGTCACTGGCCTGCTGCGCGAGCAACATCAGCCTCAGCCATCCCGACGAGGGCTTCACCGTCGCGTCGGCGTTCCTCGCGGCCCGCGCCGGGGCGGTCATCGCCTCGCTGTGGCCGCTCACGAACGCCACCACCGGCTTCCTGATGACCGTCTTCCACTACCACCTGCGCAACGGCCACGAGCCCGCCGAGGCGCTGCGCCGCGCCCAGCGCTGGATGCGTGACCCCGACCGCCGCGCCCCCGCCCGCTTCCCGGCCCCACTCGCCCACGCCTTCGAGGCACGAGTCGCCCGCTTCGAGGCTTCCCTGCGGGCGAAGGGGGACAGCATGACATCACCGGCGCACTGGGCCGGAGTCGTCCACATGGGGCGCTGA
- a CDS encoding glycosyltransferase family 39 protein, translating into MLWTFALGLWGLSRQDSVWRDEAATWQVAQRSTAEIWHMLRNVDVVHGCYYLLMHVLFECFGPCTTTLRLPSVLAMGVAAGCVAVIGHRLAGVWVGLAAGMALGLLPAVQFQLQEGRPYALVAAGAGISTLLLVTVLQRPVRTSYWAAYGATVMLMGLLNWLSLMILPAHLATLLWSRAGRGIRIRWTAAAAAATACVLPLILFSRSQSAQVSWIPPLSWHMMIGPVVLLAIGAAGALLDRPRTGRLSTAAVGLPLLALPQIGLLVLSLIQPLFLDRYILYSMLGLALLIGTVIGRAVQAAGPRLPRTSKWILPLAVALAMVALLPQSLATRSPKSRVDDVLAIASDVRRMKEPGSAVLFVPSARRDTKSVSPSAFTGLRDIALTESPEKSGTLKGVEAGPERIRAAMLSQRRILLVTDSAQVAKPVKGDRDKTKTAVLKKYFTPVADKQVRGRRLTVYERLGSAHRPTGRMSAVMSAPHVDDSGPVRR; encoded by the coding sequence ATGCTGTGGACTTTCGCCCTCGGCCTGTGGGGGCTGTCCCGGCAGGACAGTGTGTGGCGGGACGAGGCCGCGACCTGGCAGGTGGCCCAGCGCTCCACGGCGGAGATCTGGCACATGCTGAGGAATGTCGACGTCGTGCACGGGTGCTACTACCTGCTGATGCATGTGCTGTTCGAGTGCTTCGGGCCCTGCACCACGACACTGCGGCTGCCCTCGGTGCTGGCCATGGGGGTGGCGGCGGGCTGCGTGGCGGTCATCGGCCACCGGCTGGCCGGAGTGTGGGTGGGTCTGGCGGCGGGGATGGCGTTGGGGCTGCTGCCGGCCGTGCAGTTCCAGCTCCAGGAGGGCCGGCCTTATGCGCTGGTCGCAGCCGGGGCCGGAATCTCCACACTGCTGCTCGTGACCGTGCTCCAGAGGCCTGTCCGGACGTCGTACTGGGCCGCGTACGGCGCCACCGTCATGCTGATGGGGCTCCTGAACTGGCTCTCGCTCATGATTCTTCCCGCGCACCTGGCAACGCTGCTCTGGAGCCGGGCCGGGCGCGGAATCCGAATACGCTGGACGGCGGCCGCCGCGGCCGCCACGGCGTGCGTGCTGCCGTTGATCCTGTTCAGCCGAAGCCAGTCCGCACAGGTGTCATGGATACCGCCGCTGTCCTGGCACATGATGATCGGCCCCGTGGTCCTGCTCGCGATCGGCGCGGCCGGCGCCCTGCTGGACCGTCCGCGGACAGGCCGGCTGTCGACGGCCGCCGTCGGCCTGCCGTTGCTGGCGTTGCCGCAGATCGGCCTCCTCGTCCTTTCCCTGATCCAGCCGCTGTTTCTGGACCGGTACATCCTCTACAGCATGCTGGGGCTGGCGTTGCTGATCGGTACCGTCATCGGCAGGGCCGTACAGGCAGCCGGGCCCCGGCTGCCGCGAACGTCGAAGTGGATTCTCCCCTTGGCGGTCGCCCTGGCGATGGTGGCACTGCTGCCGCAGTCACTGGCGACGCGCTCGCCGAAGAGCAGGGTGGACGACGTCCTGGCGATAGCGTCGGACGTGCGGCGGATGAAGGAGCCCGGCAGCGCGGTGCTCTTCGTCCCGTCGGCACGCCGGGACACCAAGTCCGTCTCCCCGAGCGCCTTCACCGGTCTGCGGGACATCGCCCTGACGGAGAGTCCGGAGAAGTCCGGAACGCTGAAGGGTGTGGAGGCGGGCCCGGAGCGCATACGCGCCGCGATGCTGTCCCAGCGACGGATCCTGCTCGTGACGGACTCGGCCCAGGTGGCGAAACCGGTGAAGGGCGACCGGGACAAGACCAAGACCGCCGTACTGAAGAAGTACTTCACACCGGTGGCCGACAAGCAGGTCCGGGGGCGGAGGCTGACGGTGTACGAACGCCTCGGATCAGCTCATCGACCGACCGGCCGCATGTCAGCGGTGATGTCAGCGCCCCATGTGGACGACTCCGGCCCAGTGCGCCGGTGA
- a CDS encoding arylsulfotransferase family protein, translated as MRVSVTTHRPGTAPGGIFVGPFSADRMIGQTGALINDNSGDPVWFRPLPSTNLQNADFRVQTYYEGRGGRGRPVLTWWQGTLALPPAYTNLPAGAPEPGGCYYVYDTHYRLLKTVFAHHGYYPDEHEFTLTRRGTALFIASRPVPMDLTPYGGPKDGAIENSEIQEVDLATGRLLYSWSALDHLDPADSEEAASTASSSGGVWDAFHINSVDEGPDGRLLISARNMWAIYDVTKKSGRIRYQIGGKKSDFTFGPNADFYWQHDARFRPGNRISMFDDGCCDLPDGSPEQRSHGLILDLDFRGRKATVDRAYYHQPPLESPTQGNTQALANGNEFIGWGQSPYYSEYAGAGNTEADAARNLLYDAKLPGSDISYRAFRNEWTGTPYYPPSAAARTDGGHSVVYASWNGSTETRAWQVLAGPAPDRLSVVARHVPRDGFETAVTTGSPGPYFQVRALDARGKVLRASRVVTLPVG; from the coding sequence ATGCGGGTCAGCGTCACCACGCACCGGCCGGGGACGGCTCCCGGCGGCATCTTCGTCGGGCCGTTCAGCGCGGACCGGATGATCGGGCAGACCGGGGCGCTCATCAACGACAACTCCGGTGATCCGGTGTGGTTCCGCCCGCTGCCCTCCACGAACCTGCAGAACGCCGACTTCAGGGTGCAGACGTACTACGAGGGCCGCGGGGGCCGGGGACGGCCGGTGCTGACCTGGTGGCAGGGCACCCTCGCGCTTCCCCCGGCGTACACGAACCTGCCGGCCGGCGCGCCGGAACCGGGCGGGTGCTACTACGTCTACGACACCCACTACCGCCTGCTCAAGACGGTCTTCGCCCATCACGGCTACTACCCGGACGAGCACGAATTCACCCTGACCCGCAGGGGCACCGCACTGTTCATCGCCTCCAGGCCGGTGCCCATGGATCTCACGCCCTACGGGGGTCCGAAGGACGGAGCCATCGAGAACAGTGAGATCCAGGAGGTCGACCTCGCCACCGGCCGACTCCTCTACTCGTGGAGCGCGCTGGACCACCTCGACCCCGCCGACTCCGAGGAGGCGGCCTCGACCGCGTCGTCGTCCGGCGGCGTGTGGGACGCCTTTCACATCAACTCGGTCGACGAGGGTCCCGACGGCCGGTTGCTGATCTCCGCCCGGAACATGTGGGCGATCTACGACGTCACCAAGAAGTCCGGGCGGATCCGCTATCAGATCGGCGGGAAGAAGAGCGACTTCACGTTCGGCCCGAACGCCGACTTCTACTGGCAGCACGATGCCCGGTTCCGGCCGGGAAACCGGATCAGCATGTTCGACGACGGCTGCTGCGACCTGCCCGACGGCTCCCCCGAGCAGCGCTCGCACGGTCTGATCCTCGACCTCGACTTCCGCGGCCGGAAGGCGACCGTGGACCGGGCCTACTACCATCAGCCGCCGCTGGAGTCCCCGACCCAGGGAAACACCCAGGCCCTCGCCAACGGCAACGAGTTCATCGGGTGGGGCCAGAGCCCGTACTACTCGGAGTACGCGGGTGCGGGGAACACCGAGGCCGACGCCGCACGGAACCTGCTCTACGACGCGAAGCTGCCCGGCTCCGACATCTCCTACCGGGCGTTCCGGAACGAGTGGACCGGCACGCCGTACTATCCGCCGAGCGCGGCGGCACGCACGGACGGCGGGCACAGCGTCGTCTACGCCTCGTGGAACGGCTCGACCGAGACCCGGGCATGGCAGGTGCTGGCCGGGCCCGCCCCCGACCGGCTGTCCGTCGTCGCCCGTCATGTTCCTCGGGACGGGTTCGAGACGGCCGTCACCACCGGCAGCCCCGGGCCGTACTTCCAGGTGAGGGCGCTCGACGCGCGGGGCAAGGTCCTTCGCGCCTCCCGCGTGGTGACTCTCCCGGTCGGGTGA
- a CDS encoding SMP-30/gluconolactonase/LRE family protein gives MSRSMHRRTFLTTTAAALAVAAAAPTAHAATTPRVSTAFALPGDRAYPEGIALDPRTGDTYVGSYTTGAVYRAARGARTAEVFLPAGADGRVTANGLKADRAGRLWVIDSTAGVDVYDLRDRSLIARFDVPGDAPRFVNDLAVTPDGTAYLADSTRAVIYRVTPADLARGPRGTLTPAYDLSRVKDPGSPDAFTLNGVVADPAGHRLFTVDMTGGGLYRVDITTGAVHQVVLHGGDLTHGDGLELTHGTLWAAHNAVDTITRWRLSPDGRSARLERRLTDPALQIPTTLVRDRGRLLVVRSQFDKGGPMGPGVPETPFTVASVRGI, from the coding sequence GTGTCCCGCTCGATGCACCGCCGCACGTTCCTCACCACCACCGCCGCCGCCCTGGCCGTCGCCGCGGCCGCGCCCACGGCGCACGCGGCCACCACACCCCGTGTCTCCACCGCCTTCGCACTCCCCGGCGACCGCGCCTACCCCGAGGGGATCGCCCTCGACCCGCGCACCGGGGACACATACGTCGGCTCGTACACGACCGGCGCCGTCTACCGCGCCGCCCGCGGGGCGCGCACCGCGGAGGTGTTCCTGCCCGCGGGCGCCGACGGCCGCGTCACCGCCAACGGACTCAAGGCCGACCGGGCCGGACGGCTGTGGGTCATCGACTCGACCGCCGGGGTCGACGTCTACGACCTGCGCGACCGGTCCCTGATCGCCCGCTTCGATGTGCCGGGCGACGCGCCCCGCTTCGTCAACGACCTGGCCGTCACCCCGGACGGCACGGCCTACCTCGCCGACAGCACCCGCGCGGTGATCTACCGCGTCACCCCCGCCGACCTGGCCCGCGGCCCGCGCGGGACGCTGACCCCGGCCTACGACCTGAGCCGCGTCAAGGACCCGGGGTCCCCCGACGCCTTCACCCTCAACGGCGTCGTCGCCGACCCGGCCGGGCATCGGCTGTTCACCGTCGACATGACCGGCGGTGGCCTCTACCGGGTGGACATCACCACCGGTGCCGTCCACCAAGTCGTCCTGCACGGGGGTGACTTGACGCATGGTGACGGTCTGGAGCTGACGCACGGCACGCTGTGGGCCGCGCACAACGCCGTCGACACGATCACCCGGTGGCGGCTGTCGCCGGACGGCCGCTCGGCCCGGCTGGAGCGGCGGCTGACCGACCCCGCGCTGCAGATCCCGACCACGCTGGTCCGCGACCGGGGACGGCTGCTGGTCGTACGCTCGCAGTTCGACAAGGGCGGGCCGATGGGCCCCGGGGTGCCCGAGACACCGTTCACCGTGGCGTCCGTGCGGGGAATCTGA